A window from Planifilum fulgidum encodes these proteins:
- a CDS encoding KOW domain-containing RNA-binding protein gives MGVTDSEGLPRLGQIVRILRGREAGNFAIVIGVEKPRFVWLADGCTRKADKPKKKNVKHVQPTNCIAEEVVEALEKNGRVPNAKLRHALNQYLLHHGNDEEKGG, from the coding sequence ATGGGTGTGACGGATTCCGAGGGTCTGCCCCGCCTGGGCCAGATTGTTCGGATTCTCAGGGGCCGGGAGGCGGGCAATTTCGCAATCGTCATCGGTGTGGAAAAGCCCCGGTTTGTCTGGTTGGCTGACGGATGCACGCGAAAGGCCGACAAGCCCAAGAAGAAGAACGTGAAGCATGTCCAGCCGACGAACTGCATCGCCGAGGAAGTGGTTGAAGCCCTGGAAAAAAACGGTCGCGTTCCCAACGCCAAACTGAGGCACGCCTTAAACCAGTACCTGCTCCATCACGGAAACGACGAGGAGAAAGGAGGGTGA
- the rpmJ gene encoding 50S ribosomal protein L36, with protein MKVRPSVKPICEKCKVIRRKGTVMVICENPKHKQKQG; from the coding sequence ATGAAAGTTCGGCCGTCGGTGAAGCCGATCTGCGAAAAGTGCAAAGTGATTCGACGGAAAGGCACGGTCATGGTGATCTGTGAAAATCCGAAACACAAGCAAAAACAGGGATAA
- a CDS encoding energy-coupling factor transporter ATPase, whose amino-acid sequence MEIVVEGLSVCYQGGISPEREALSDLSLTIPAGSFAGVVGATGSGKSTLIRVLGGLLRPTRGRVRIGRVLITPERQPPCLAGKVGVVFQFPEHQLFAGTVAEDIAYGPRNLGLSEEEAADRVRRAMEWVGLPPEVADRSPFRLSGGEMRRAAIAGVLAMEPRLLLLDEPAAGLDPSGRRELMERIRLLHRERGMGVVLVSHDMDEVARHADRLFVLSKGRCVFAGTPHELFAQGERLLRWGLNPPETVRLIQRLNERLEPPLPLDRCTLDDLEKALVRRLRSAKPDRGSVPSVREDGSAV is encoded by the coding sequence ATGGAGATTGTTGTCGAGGGGCTGAGCGTTTGTTACCAGGGGGGGATCTCCCCGGAACGGGAGGCGCTCTCGGACCTTTCTCTGACCATTCCCGCCGGCTCCTTCGCGGGGGTGGTCGGGGCGACGGGATCGGGCAAATCCACCTTGATTCGGGTGCTCGGCGGGCTTCTCCGGCCCACCCGGGGCAGGGTCCGCATCGGACGCGTCCTGATCACCCCCGAGCGTCAACCTCCCTGCTTGGCGGGCAAGGTCGGCGTGGTATTCCAGTTTCCCGAACACCAACTGTTCGCCGGGACGGTGGCCGAGGATATCGCCTACGGCCCCCGCAATCTGGGACTTTCGGAAGAAGAGGCGGCGGACCGGGTCCGAAGGGCGATGGAGTGGGTCGGCTTGCCTCCGGAAGTGGCGGACCGCTCGCCCTTCCGTCTGAGCGGCGGGGAGATGCGCCGCGCGGCCATCGCCGGCGTGTTGGCGATGGAACCGCGGCTTCTCCTGTTGGACGAGCCTGCCGCCGGTCTGGATCCGTCGGGCCGCCGCGAGCTGATGGAGCGCATCCGCCTCCTCCACCGGGAGCGCGGGATGGGGGTGGTCCTCGTCTCCCACGACATGGATGAGGTGGCTCGCCATGCGGATCGCCTGTTCGTCCTGTCGAAGGGGCGGTGCGTTTTTGCCGGCACGCCGCATGAGTTGTTTGCCCAGGGAGAGCGGCTGCTCCGGTGGGGGCTGAACCCGCCGGAGACGGTCCGGCTGATCCAAAGGCTCAACGAGCGGTTGGAGCCTCCCCTGCCCCTGGATCGCTGCACCCTGGACGACCTGGAGAAGGCATTGGTCCGGCGACTGAGATCCGCAAAGCCGGACAGGGGGAGCGTTCCCTCGGTCCGGGAGGATGGAAGCGCCGTTTAA
- the rpsK gene encoding 30S ribosomal protein S11, with the protein MAKRKTTTQRVKRRARKNVEHGVAHIRSTFNNTIVTITDPRGNTIAWASAGSMGFKGSRKSTPYAAQLAAESAAKQAMENGMKSVEVLVKGPGAGREAAIRSLQAAGLDVNLIKDVTPIPHNGCRPPKRRRV; encoded by the coding sequence ATGGCCAAACGGAAAACGACGACGCAGCGCGTCAAACGTCGTGCGCGCAAAAACGTGGAACACGGAGTGGCCCACATTCGCTCCACCTTCAACAACACCATCGTCACCATTACCGATCCCCGCGGCAACACCATCGCCTGGGCCAGCGCGGGTTCGATGGGCTTCAAGGGTTCCCGGAAAAGCACTCCCTATGCCGCCCAATTGGCTGCGGAGTCGGCGGCCAAACAGGCGATGGAAAACGGGATGAAATCGGTGGAGGTGCTGGTCAAGGGACCGGGCGCCGGCCGGGAGGCGGCCATTCGCTCCCTGCAGGCTGCCGGACTGGATGTCAATTTGATCAAAGACGTGACGCCCATTCCCCACAACGGTTGTCGTCCGCCAAAGCGGCGCCGCGTCTGA
- the secY gene encoding preprotein translocase subunit SecY, with amino-acid sequence MFQTLSNIFKVEDLRRRILFTLMMLVVFRIGSYIPVPNTNSEAMKALAEGQGAGLFGLLNTFSGGSFLNFSIFAMGVMPYITASIIVQLLTMDVIPKFAQWAKEGEVGRRKLAQVTRYGTIVLALIQSIGLTIGFDRITARGGGLQLLEDDSIASLALISLTLTAGTAFLMWLGEQITDKGIGNGISILIFAGIVAAIPPGAVQIYQYEFTNAGDQIFLHIVKLVIILAVILLIVAGVIFIQQGVRRIPVQYAKRIVGRRMYGGQSTHIPLKVNAAGVIPVIFALSLLIFPTTIASFWPNSPVSQWIITNFNYSEPLGMALYVLLIIGFTYFYTFVQINPVQLADQMKKNGGFIPGIRPGRNTTVYLTKVINRITLTGALFLAAVSILPVFFTGLADLPQTVQIGGTSLLIVVGVALETMKNIESQLIKRHYKGFIK; translated from the coding sequence ATGTTTCAGACTCTGAGCAATATCTTCAAGGTGGAGGACCTTCGCCGCCGGATTCTTTTCACCCTGATGATGCTCGTCGTGTTCCGGATCGGCAGCTACATTCCCGTTCCCAACACCAACAGTGAGGCGATGAAGGCCCTCGCTGAGGGACAGGGGGCCGGCTTGTTCGGCCTTTTGAACACCTTCTCCGGCGGTTCCTTTCTGAATTTCTCCATCTTTGCCATGGGGGTCATGCCCTACATCACCGCATCGATCATCGTGCAGCTGCTGACGATGGACGTCATCCCCAAATTTGCCCAGTGGGCCAAGGAGGGGGAAGTGGGGCGCCGCAAGTTGGCACAGGTGACCCGGTATGGTACCATTGTACTGGCTTTGATCCAGTCGATCGGTCTCACCATCGGGTTTGACAGGATCACCGCCAGAGGAGGCGGGCTCCAGCTGCTTGAAGACGACAGCATTGCTAGCCTGGCGCTGATTTCCCTCACTCTGACGGCGGGAACGGCCTTTCTGATGTGGCTCGGCGAGCAGATTACCGACAAGGGAATCGGCAACGGGATTTCGATTCTCATCTTCGCCGGGATTGTCGCCGCGATCCCTCCGGGAGCGGTGCAGATTTATCAGTATGAATTTACCAATGCCGGGGATCAGATCTTCCTTCACATTGTGAAGCTGGTCATCATTCTGGCGGTGATTCTGCTGATCGTGGCCGGCGTCATCTTCATCCAGCAGGGCGTCCGCCGGATTCCCGTCCAGTACGCCAAGCGGATCGTCGGGCGCCGGATGTACGGCGGCCAGTCGACCCATATCCCGCTGAAGGTGAATGCCGCCGGCGTGATTCCGGTGATTTTCGCCCTGTCGTTGCTGATCTTTCCCACCACCATCGCCAGCTTCTGGCCCAACAGCCCCGTTTCCCAGTGGATCATCACGAATTTCAACTACTCTGAGCCGCTGGGAATGGCCCTGTACGTGCTCTTGATCATCGGGTTTACCTACTTTTACACTTTCGTCCAGATCAACCCGGTGCAGCTGGCGGACCAGATGAAGAAAAACGGCGGGTTCATCCCGGGGATTCGGCCGGGGCGGAACACCACGGTCTATCTGACCAAGGTGATCAACCGGATCACCCTGACCGGAGCCCTGTTCCTGGCGGCGGTCTCGATTCTGCCCGTCTTCTTCACGGGTCTTGCGGACCTTCCCCAAACGGTGCAGATCGGGGGAACCTCCCTCTTGATCGTGGTCGGGGTCGCCCTGGAGACGATGAAAAACATCGAAAGCCAGCTGATCAAACGGCACTACAAGGGCTTCATCAAGTAG
- a CDS encoding adenylate kinase, translated as MNIVLMGLPGAGKGTQAERIVDELKIPHISTGDMFRQAVKEGTPLGQEAKKYMDQGQLVPDRVTIGIVRERLGKADCADGFLLDGFPRTVPQAEALDEVLAEMGKSLDHVLYIEVGEEELIRRLTGRRICRECGATYHLVFAPPKREGICDRCGGSLYQRDDDREETVAKRLEVNMEQTKHLLSYYEGKGNLRRIDGEQPIEQVTRSILSRIRGENG; from the coding sequence TTGAATATCGTTTTGATGGGATTGCCCGGAGCCGGAAAGGGAACCCAGGCGGAACGAATCGTCGATGAACTGAAGATCCCGCACATTTCCACCGGAGACATGTTTCGTCAGGCGGTGAAGGAGGGGACTCCCCTCGGGCAAGAGGCCAAAAAATACATGGATCAGGGGCAGCTGGTGCCGGATCGGGTGACGATCGGTATCGTCCGGGAACGGCTTGGCAAAGCTGATTGTGCCGACGGTTTTCTGCTGGACGGTTTTCCGCGCACCGTTCCCCAGGCGGAGGCCCTGGATGAGGTGCTCGCCGAAATGGGGAAGTCCCTGGATCATGTGCTCTACATCGAAGTCGGTGAGGAAGAACTGATCCGACGGTTGACCGGCCGGCGCATCTGCCGGGAATGCGGGGCCACCTACCATCTCGTGTTTGCCCCGCCCAAGCGGGAGGGGATTTGCGACCGGTGCGGAGGGTCTCTCTACCAGCGGGATGACGACCGGGAAGAAACGGTGGCCAAGCGGCTGGAGGTCAACATGGAGCAGACGAAGCACCTGCTCTCGTATTATGAAGGGAAGGGGAACCTGCGCCGGATCGACGGCGAGCAGCCGATCGAGCAGGTCACCCGTTCCATTTTGTCGCGGATTCGAGGGGAAAACGGATGA
- the rpsM gene encoding 30S ribosomal protein S13, whose product MARIAGVDLPRDKRVEVALTYIYGIGRSRSKQILQETGINPDTRVRDLTEDEVTKLRSYIDKNLVVEGDLRREVALNIKRLIEIGCYRGIRHRRGLPVRGQRTKTNARTRKGPRRTVANKKK is encoded by the coding sequence ATGGCACGGATTGCGGGCGTTGACCTTCCGCGCGACAAGCGGGTGGAAGTGGCCCTGACCTACATTTACGGAATCGGCCGCTCCCGGTCCAAACAAATCCTCCAGGAGACGGGGATCAATCCGGACACCCGGGTGCGCGACCTGACGGAAGACGAAGTGACCAAACTGCGCAGCTACATCGACAAGAACCTGGTCGTCGAGGGGGATCTCCGCCGCGAGGTGGCCCTCAACATCAAACGGCTGATCGAGATCGGTTGCTATCGCGGAATTCGCCATCGCCGCGGACTGCCGGTGCGGGGGCAGCGTACGAAGACCAATGCCCGTACGCGCAAAGGACCGCGTCGAACGGTGGCCAACAAGAAGAAATGA
- the infA gene encoding translation initiation factor IF-1, with amino-acid sequence MSKEDVIEVEGRVIEPLPNAMFRVELENGHKVLAHVSGKIRMHFIRILPGDKVTVELSPYDLTRGRITYRYK; translated from the coding sequence ATGTCCAAAGAAGATGTGATCGAGGTGGAAGGCAGGGTGATTGAACCGCTGCCCAACGCCATGTTCCGGGTTGAACTGGAAAACGGTCACAAGGTACTCGCCCATGTTTCCGGCAAAATTCGCATGCATTTCATCCGGATTCTGCCCGGTGACAAGGTGACGGTGGAACTTTCCCCGTACGACTTGACCCGCGGCCGGATCACCTACCGCTACAAGTGA
- a CDS encoding DNA-directed RNA polymerase subunit alpha, giving the protein MIEIEKPKIEAVEISDDNRYGKFVVEPLERGYGTTLGNSLRRILLSSLPGAAVTSIQIDGVLHEFSTIPGVVEDTTEIILNLKQLVLKIHSDEEKVLEIDVEGAGEVTAGDIRADSDVEILNPDLHIATLAEDGRLHIRMTANRGRGYVPAERNKREDQPIGVIPIDSIYTPIERVNYRVENTRVGQVTNYDKLMLEVWTNGSLGPDEAVSLGAKILTEHLMLFVGLNSEAQEAEIMVEKEEDQKEKVLEMTIEELDLSVRSYNCLKRAGINTVQELIQKTEEDMMKVRNLGRKSLEEVQEKLAELGLSLRKEE; this is encoded by the coding sequence ATGATTGAAATTGAAAAGCCGAAAATTGAGGCGGTTGAAATCAGTGACGACAACCGGTATGGGAAGTTTGTCGTAGAACCCTTGGAACGCGGTTACGGCACCACCCTGGGCAATTCCCTGCGCCGCATCCTGCTGTCTTCTCTTCCCGGCGCGGCCGTTACTTCCATCCAGATCGACGGGGTCCTGCACGAATTTTCCACGATCCCCGGCGTGGTGGAGGATACCACGGAGATCATCCTCAACCTGAAGCAGCTCGTTCTCAAGATTCATTCCGATGAGGAAAAAGTGTTGGAAATCGACGTTGAGGGGGCGGGGGAAGTCACCGCCGGAGACATTCGTGCAGACAGCGACGTGGAGATCTTGAACCCTGACCTTCACATCGCAACCCTGGCCGAGGATGGCCGGCTGCATATTCGCATGACGGCCAATCGCGGACGGGGATACGTTCCGGCTGAACGAAACAAGCGGGAGGATCAGCCGATCGGGGTGATTCCGATCGATTCCATATATACGCCCATCGAACGAGTCAACTACCGAGTGGAAAACACGCGGGTCGGTCAGGTGACCAACTACGACAAACTGATGCTGGAGGTCTGGACCAACGGCAGCCTGGGGCCGGATGAGGCCGTAAGCCTTGGCGCCAAGATCCTGACGGAACACCTCATGCTGTTCGTCGGGTTGAACAGCGAGGCCCAGGAAGCGGAGATCATGGTCGAGAAAGAAGAGGATCAGAAAGAAAAAGTGTTGGAAATGACCATCGAGGAACTGGATCTCTCCGTCCGGTCTTACAACTGCCTCAAGCGTGCGGGCATCAACACGGTCCAGGAACTGATTCAAAAAACGGAAGAAGACATGATGAAAGTGCGCAACCTGGGGCGCAAATCCCTGGAGGAAGTGCAGGAAAAACTGGCCGAACTGGGGCTGTCCCTGCGCAAAGAAGAATGA
- the map gene encoding type I methionyl aminopeptidase, with translation MIVLKSAKELERMRRAGWIVREAHREVQKAIRPGVTTKELDRIADRVIRKHGAIPSFKGYNGFPGSICTSVNDELVHGIPGTRVLREGDIISIDIGAQYEGYHGDSAWTYPVGRISEAAQKLLRVTEESLYRGLAKAVPGARIGDISHAIQSYVEAHGFSVVREYVGHGIGRELHEEPSVPNFGPPGRGPRLKPGMTLAVEPMVNEGSRHVRTLSDNWTVVTVDGSLCAHFEHTIAITEEGCEILTSWDAGER, from the coding sequence ATGATCGTGCTCAAATCCGCCAAGGAACTGGAACGCATGCGAAGGGCGGGATGGATTGTCCGGGAAGCCCACCGGGAAGTCCAGAAGGCGATCCGCCCCGGCGTCACCACGAAGGAGCTGGACCGGATCGCCGACCGGGTGATCCGCAAGCACGGAGCGATTCCTTCCTTCAAGGGCTATAACGGCTTTCCCGGCAGCATCTGCACCTCGGTCAACGACGAACTGGTTCACGGCATTCCGGGGACGCGCGTGCTCCGGGAAGGGGACATCATCAGCATCGACATTGGTGCCCAATACGAGGGCTACCACGGAGACTCGGCGTGGACCTATCCCGTCGGGCGCATCTCCGAGGCGGCGCAAAAGCTTCTCCGGGTGACGGAGGAGTCCCTCTACCGCGGGCTGGCCAAGGCGGTGCCCGGCGCGCGCATCGGCGACATCTCCCACGCGATCCAGAGCTATGTGGAAGCCCATGGCTTTTCGGTCGTCCGGGAGTATGTCGGCCACGGAATCGGCCGCGAGCTACATGAGGAGCCCAGTGTCCCCAACTTCGGCCCTCCGGGGCGCGGTCCCCGCTTGAAACCGGGGATGACGTTGGCCGTCGAACCGATGGTCAACGAGGGAAGCCGCCATGTGCGCACACTGAGTGACAACTGGACCGTTGTGACCGTCGACGGTTCCCTGTGCGCCCACTTTGAGCATACGATCGCCATTACCGAAGAGGGATGTGAAATCTTAACTTCCTGGGATGCAGGAGAAAGGTGA
- the rplQ gene encoding 50S ribosomal protein L17 yields the protein MAYAKLGRDSAARKALFRDLVTDLILNERIKTTEAKAKAVRSIAEKMITLAKRGDLHARRQAAAFVRKNRSYTERDGEETVHHQVDAVKKLFDEIAPRYAERQGGYTRIIKIGPRRGDGAPMVYLELVK from the coding sequence ATGGCATATGCGAAATTGGGTCGTGATTCGGCGGCACGGAAAGCGCTGTTTCGCGATCTGGTGACGGACCTGATTTTGAACGAACGGATCAAGACCACGGAGGCAAAGGCCAAGGCAGTTCGTTCCATCGCCGAAAAGATGATCACCCTGGCCAAGCGCGGTGACCTCCACGCCCGCCGGCAGGCGGCCGCTTTTGTGCGCAAAAACCGCTCCTATACCGAGAGAGACGGGGAGGAGACGGTGCATCACCAGGTGGATGCGGTGAAGAAACTGTTTGACGAAATTGCTCCCCGTTACGCGGAGCGTCAGGGAGGATACACCCGGATCATCAAGATCGGTCCGCGCCGCGGCGACGGAGCGCCGATGGTGTACCTGGAATTGGTGAAATGA
- a CDS encoding energy-coupling factor transporter ATPase, with protein MAPLIEVQGVWFDFRPEARARADWILRKVDWTVEPGEYVALMGRNGSGKSTLARMLNGLLVPTEGRVRVKGIPTDDPKRLWTVRKTVGMVFQNPENQHVAPTVREDVAFGLENLGLPRKEMLRRIDEALEAVGLSGMEERQIHQLSGGQKQLLAIAGVIAMRPEAIVLDEATSMLDPAAGCRVLEVVRRLNEGGMAVIHITHSAEEAARAGRVAVLDRGRIVLDGPPEEVFLRDEELRHLGLEVPVLAELTGRLRRRGWPLSETLDPERWVEEIWRLLSRG; from the coding sequence ATGGCCCCGCTGATTGAGGTGCAGGGGGTCTGGTTTGACTTTCGCCCGGAAGCGCGGGCGCGGGCGGACTGGATTCTCCGCAAGGTGGACTGGACCGTCGAGCCGGGGGAATATGTGGCCCTGATGGGCCGCAACGGTTCCGGAAAGTCCACCCTGGCCCGCATGCTGAACGGACTGCTGGTCCCGACGGAGGGGCGGGTGCGGGTGAAGGGAATTCCCACGGACGATCCGAAGCGTTTGTGGACGGTCAGGAAAACCGTGGGCATGGTGTTTCAAAATCCGGAGAACCAGCACGTCGCCCCCACCGTTCGGGAAGATGTCGCCTTCGGATTGGAAAACCTGGGCCTGCCCCGAAAGGAGATGCTCCGGCGCATCGACGAAGCCCTGGAGGCGGTGGGATTGTCCGGGATGGAAGAGCGGCAGATTCATCAGCTGTCCGGGGGGCAAAAGCAGCTTCTGGCCATCGCCGGCGTGATCGCCATGCGGCCGGAGGCGATCGTCCTGGACGAGGCCACCTCCATGCTGGATCCGGCGGCCGGATGCCGGGTGCTCGAAGTGGTCCGGCGGCTGAACGAAGGCGGGATGGCGGTCATTCACATCACCCATTCGGCCGAAGAAGCGGCACGGGCCGGGCGGGTGGCCGTGCTGGACCGCGGCCGCATCGTCCTGGACGGCCCGCCGGAGGAGGTTTTTCTCCGGGATGAGGAGCTTCGTCACCTTGGCCTGGAGGTGCCGGTCCTCGCCGAGCTCACCGGCCGTCTCCGCCGGCGGGGATGGCCCCTTTCGGAAACGCTGGATCCGGAGAGATGGGTGGAGGAGATATGGAGATTGTTGTCGAGGGGCTGA
- a CDS encoding energy-coupling factor transporter transmembrane component T family protein translates to MNRIASPVLGQYVPGDSPLHRLDPRTKILFVSVYLPLVLLADSAADLALLSAVALGGALLSRISPGVLYGMLKPLLFLIALTALFHLMFTRGGDVVWQWGPLALHEAGVKQAAWTAARFFLMVLTASLLPLTTAPLALTDGLERLLSPLRRLGIPVHELALMMSITLRFIPTVQEEAEKIRLAQRARGGGLDRGSLFRRLKHAVSLLIPLFVSAIRRAEELAVSMESRCWRGGEGRTRLRELRLSRLDAALWALLAGVVAAVGLL, encoded by the coding sequence ATGAACCGGATCGCCAGTCCGGTCCTCGGCCAGTACGTGCCCGGCGATTCTCCGCTGCATCGTTTGGATCCCCGGACCAAGATCCTTTTCGTTTCGGTGTATCTGCCCCTGGTCCTGCTGGCCGACAGCGCGGCGGATCTGGCGCTGCTGTCGGCGGTGGCCCTGGGGGGAGCGCTGCTTTCCCGGATTTCCCCCGGCGTGTTGTACGGTATGCTGAAGCCGCTGCTGTTTCTGATCGCCCTCACCGCCCTCTTCCACCTGATGTTTACCCGGGGAGGCGATGTGGTGTGGCAGTGGGGGCCGCTTGCCCTCCACGAGGCGGGGGTGAAGCAGGCGGCGTGGACCGCCGCCCGCTTTTTCCTGATGGTTCTGACGGCGTCCCTTCTCCCCCTGACCACCGCTCCCCTCGCCTTGACCGACGGGCTGGAACGGCTGCTCTCTCCTTTGCGGCGGCTGGGGATTCCCGTTCATGAACTGGCCTTGATGATGTCCATCACCCTCCGCTTCATCCCCACCGTCCAGGAGGAGGCGGAGAAAATCCGGTTGGCCCAGCGGGCCAGGGGAGGCGGGCTGGATCGGGGAAGCCTCTTTCGCCGGTTGAAACATGCCGTTTCCCTCTTGATTCCTCTGTTTGTCTCGGCCATCCGCCGGGCGGAGGAACTGGCCGTGTCGATGGAATCCCGCTGCTGGCGCGGGGGAGAAGGGCGAACCCGTCTGCGGGAGCTGCGCCTTTCCCGGCTGGACGCGGCGCTTTGGGCGCTGCTGGCGGGGGTGGTTGCGGCGGTCGGGCTGCTGTAG